CCTAGGAAAAACAGGGTAGGCAAGGTTgaatttctaataaaaaaaaacaagcagaaaaaagaAACTCTCAGGCATTCTTTAAACAGCATAAAGCATCAAAAAGGAGCACAACCCATCCACCCAACTGTCTtttttaagggccaaattttcaggaATGTGGTGGTTGTTGGCCTCAAATGATGTATATGTGTATAGTATATACCTCTAGGCAAATCCAGCAAGTGCTCCTGCAAACTAACACTCGTGTGCGCTAAAGTTCTTTTTTGCACTCCTAATTGCTATCTGCAGATATAATGCACTCTCCCCCTGCTACTGTGTACAAACATTTCCCGTAAGTTATATTAATGAAGGGTTACTGTCAGCAGAATGGAAGGTTGCCACAGTGGTGAACTTGTGTTGGACCTACTTCTTAGTCCTTTTACTATGGTTtcatgcaattaaaaataaataatttacatCTCGTTTTATGAAGACAGACTGCAAAAGTCTGATCTAGATTTCAACTTCCTCAAAGCTTGAGAATGTGAGCATCCAAGGTTTTGGTTAAGGAATTTTAGCCCAGTATAGAGATAGGGGCCACCTGTAAAATGCAGCTCTGGATCTGGGTTGATTCCCAAAATGGGTTTCTGAATTCAGAACTGGGTCCTCCGGGGTGCGAAGGTGTTTCTATCTGGGCCTTTGGTTTGGGCTCATCTCTATTAATTTCTTAAATCAAGATAAGAAGTGAAAACTACATTTCTGTCCAGCTTACTTTTGGCACATAGAATCCGGCCAGTGTTGTGTCACTAGTTGCCATTCTGGGCACATTCAAAGGCACGATGTTGCTTATCCTTTGCACTTCATGAATAACTGCATTGGTGTATGGCATGTTGTTCCTGTCGTCCATGGCTGGCTGGCGAGACTGGCCAATCACTGCATCAATCTCCGCTTGCACTCTCTCTGTGAAAAGAGCAGAGTTCATTATTGTTCCAAGAATAATACATTCTTGAAACAACAAGCTTAAATTGTGCAGGGTTTAGAGTTCATTGATTTTAAGCCTATACCTAATAAAGCTCGATTCAAGCATTGGAAACAGCATCAGTAAGTAATGTAGAGATCTGAACATACAAATACATAAGAAAACTACTGCTGGTTAGCCTGAGACAAATGCAGTGGGAAGGAGGTGAGAGGGATTTTAAAGTGTAATTTAGGCATAATTGGAAGACCTCCTTTAATACCAATATGGAAGGCAAGAGGCGTTTACTGCACTTCTCAAAATCAAATGTAAAGGCATTATCAATACGTATTTGTCCCTATTCAAAATAGCAAATCAATTACTGGTCTGACCCAAGAGATATTGGAGCCTGAAAATATTTATCCGCTGGTTTCCTCTGTGAGGGAAGACTCAAATTTTTTGGGCACAGGGTTATTCCAGCAGCTTGCAAAGAGTTCAAAGAATGCACCTATTTTGCATTAAATGAAGCAGATTATATCTGCCATTATTTTCAACATAGGTCCCCCCTTGGAGCCTCTGTACGTCAAATCTCAAGACTGAAGAGGACACTGACCGTGGACCACCTTTTAGAAATCCACAAGCCACATTTACaggattaaatgatttgcccaatatcacacagaaagtctgaggTAGAGCCTGGACTAGCACTTGGGTATGCTGAGTCCCAGTGCTGTTAATTAGCCGCAAGGGCAGCTTCCTCTTTAATCAAGGGTATTGCAGCTGTGGATTGCACTCCATGCCCTTGCAGTAGTTGCTggaggtgtaactgagggcagaaaaaagaaacaattccAATAAAAGAAAGGGTTTCTGAGTGGGGAAAAATGATTACTGTGGGAAGAAAGCACCTTTGCACAGAGATTTCATAAATCAACATTCTGAGTTCTGTGAAAAGTCCCCGATGTGGCATGGGTTAAGGGTAGAAATTGAAGAGCTATTAAGAGATTAGAAATATAAACCATTACCATTTACCTTGAACGTCAGGATATAGGGCCATGTACAGCAGAGCCCAGCGGATGGTTGTAGACGTTGTCTCAGTTCCAGCAaaaaaaagatccagtgtggaaaATACGAGATTTTCTTCATGGAAACTAGGGTCGGCATCGGCCTTAGAACAAAGATATACATGGGTGGGACTACAACAATATTTATTACTATTATACAAAGCCATGGAAACATCATTCCAGgctcaattctgcaaggtgctgggtgCCCTGAATTTCCATTGCCTTCGGTGAGAGTTGAGGGCGCCAGGACAGCACCATTAGAGAGAAAGACTGTGCTTTTAGCATCATTCTTGAGAGTGAAAAGTTGGAGCTGATTTTAGGTCTGAGCAGAGGGCCTGATGAAGTCAATGAAAGACTCCCATGCACTTCATCTGGCTTTGGGTCTGGCTCCTAAAGCACAGGTAACCTTACATTTTTagggcccaattcagcaaagcactcaagcatccgagtagtcccactgacttcaacgaaCCTGCTCTCGCTGATTAAAGGAAAACATGTGCTTAAAGGCTTTGCTGAATCAGTTCCATCCTACCTGGGGTTTCTGACTGTTAACTAATGGAGGGTCAGATGCTCAGACAACTCAACTGGTGAGCCCTGTTACTATCATTctacttctaatttttaaaacacagaagTGGTTTGTTCCTGTTCACTTTGTTCTTTGCTCTCTTACCTTTGCTATTTCCTTCAGATAACAGTCAATGAAGTCTCTGGGTTCAGATGGATTCCAGTCCTCTTTGTGCTTTGCAATCATTTCCCCCACAAAACACTTCATATTttcccagtttttaaaaatggtgtGATGGGGTCCAGGTATCCACTTCATTATGGCGGGGAAGGTGTTATACAGCTTTTGACATACAAACAGAACACAATACGTTTTAGCCTAGTTTTAGAAAAAGGCATCTGACGGTTTAATACACCCACAATCATTCAGCTGAAGACACCGTGTTTATTAAACCACATTAATCTCAACTAAGATCAGGACCCCAGTGTGGTAGGCACTTTACATATACATAACAGTCAGCCCTGACCTGAGGAGCCTAGAATTCTAAGAGACAGAACAGGCAGAGGATGAGAGAAAGGAaatctctccattttacagagtgagaactgaggcagagagagattaagtgacttggccaagaccGCACAGGCATCTGTTACAGAGCCAGAAAGTGAAGCTAGGTGTCCTGAGTCTCAGTGCAGCGTTTTAACCACTAGCTTATTCTTTCTCATTAAGATACGGACTGTCTTCTCTCAGCCCTCTGCTGTGACTGCTGGGCTGGCCACCAGCTACTGATCCTATTGCTTTGGTGCCCCCTACAGGAAAATGTGCTGTATTGCCTGAGGCAGTGTGTTAGTAGCCACTTCAGACGGCTGAATGGCCACCCTGTTAATGATTTGCTGATTTACAAGTGAGGAAGGATATAAAGGTCACAACGCCAGAATCTGGCCTCACATTCCGACACATGATGTTGATAATATTGATGTTCCCACAGTTTTTGTCGGAGATTAGACTTTGGTATTGAAGGGTTTGTAAAACAAATGGAGACTGCCTGGTCCCAGCCCCATGAGCAGATAGACCCAGGCACTGTGTTTTGCCTCTCAACATGACCACTGCTGCAGTGGCAGGATTATGTCTCATCTCACCCACTACGCTGTGCTGAACTGGGAGGTAACAAGAGGAGAAAGGTCCAACAAGCTTTGGGTAACATGTTGTGTCCCTGGAAACCATGATTGCCCCTGTTTTCACAGCCTGTGTTAGTGAGCCATCACCATTACAAAACACAGTATTTGTCCCTGCAAATGGGGCACCTGAAGACGCTGCCAACTGGACGAGCCCTTGACATTGATGGGAGGTTGGCCTTGCCTCCGGGGGTCACCTCCCACCAGGCCTGTTGCGTAATGACACCCTGCCATCCTCACTGCTGCAAGAGTATCCAGCGGATCTACCCCTGCCACACAGATCCTTGAGCCAACCCTCCCCTTAGCACAGAGTCCAATGCACAGTGTGTTAGCAAGGAAGCGAGTTGCTTGGGAGCAGTGAGGATTTGGCACCttttcttcttcccctctccTACGCACACCTCCCTGATGCCCACTGAAACAGCCCACTGGGTTGTCAGCCCCATTAGAGATCATGTTAAGTGCCTGTGGGGTGGTGGCACTGGTCTAGAGAAGTCAGGTTTGAGGATCTAGCATGATACCTTCAGGGGGGCCAAGTGAAAGAGACTAGCCGGAGGGGGAACTGAGGTGGAGAGAGATTTGTTGGGGAAAATGAGAGCATGGATGCCGCAATCAGGTTATGGTAGAAGTGAATCTGGGACAACACTGTCACACTCAGCCCCGCTTCCACTGAAACTGCTGGGGGTTTCCCATTGTTTTCATATGTTTAAAATCAAAATCAGACAAGCTGTACCTGGTTCCAAATAGTTCCCTGGAGGTACAAAGTCTCATCAATCAACCGCAGTAACTTCTGGAAGTGACTATCATGATATTCAAACCGGTCCCCAAAAGTGACGGAACAGATTATGTTGGAAACAGCATTATTAATTTTAAAGTGAGGGTCAAAAGGTTGCCCTAAAGAGAAAATGGGAGAAATCCGTGTTCTGGTTTCTTAGAATAGGGGAAGGAAGTTGTTGACAGACATAAACTATATGGTATGTATGAAATCCATTAATAAAACCTGAACATATGCATATATCACACACTCCCGCACACTCATACATATCCCTTGAGCAACATTTGCTGCATTGTCGCCTATCTGAATATTGAAAAACTGTTAAACACATAGATGGGATGAGCTGCATTTTGATGCATGCAGCATATCAAATCTACCAGTTCAAGTCAGTTTTTGCTATGTAAAGAGACATTTGTATGTTTTCACATAGGTCTCTGCCTTTGTTATAGTGAAGGCGGGTTTTACTTATATGTGATTATGAACTACTTTCTCTCCATGGCCATTAGTCTTGGCAATGAACACTTTTGTGGGACTGTTTTGTAAATTTGTGTGGCTACATGGAGGCTGACAACTCAGCATTTAGTGCCATTACTGACCTATATAAAAACATGAATCTCAAACACCACCAAACTTTTGGATCCGTATCCAGATCTGGACCATGGCACCAAGGGTCATATATGTCTAATGGGCTAAGCCAAATCCCTCATCTGAACTAAGCGTTAGGAAAGATCTGGATTCAAACATCATGTTTCAGGTACATCTCTGTTATTTCACGTTCATTTCCAAAGAAGATCTACAATTTTTGATAGAATAATTAAAGTGTTATTCTCTCTAGTTCTCACCTTTTTCTTCCTCAATTGCATCTGTGAGGTATCTGCTCTCCTCCTGTATTCGTTCTTCTAAGCTCCTCTTCCCCACGCCAAAGTTTCTTAGAGTTGATAAAGCAAATCTTCTTTGTTGTTTCCAGACATGCCCATTAGAGGAGAGTAATCCTGGGGTGAAAAATAACACCTGGTATACTGTAATGGTCATTAGAAGATTAGAAAACTTTAACATTCCTTTCCTTCTTCAATTTTAAGTGAGGCCTTGCTATCTTTCCACAGGATATTTTCTTCTGTTCTGTTTGTCATGCTCATCACTATTATATcagagagcctgggctctagcaaTGGTAGGGTCATGTCCAACATGCAGAAGGTACACTTTTACAGAAGGTGTATAGAGCTGAGATTGAAGGAAGTAGGCCGGAATACCGACCACAAATGAGGTTGGAAGATGCAATTTTGAGGGATTTCAGAAGCATaaatcctcccattctgattcttGCTGAAGGAAAACTTGCAAGGGACCACCCAGGATGGAAGTCCATTCTACATGCCATCACAGCTACATGGTAGTCATgtgaatctgctgctgctgccgccagggATATGGCAGTTGGGATGTGAACATGAGAAGTCAATGAGACATGAGCAcatgtgtaagtatttgcagaattGAGGCAGttactaaggcccagatcctcaagggtatttaggtgccaaactcccattgattttactagaaGTTACTACCCCAGAGCACACGTCAATGAGACTGTTCACGTGCATAAAGTGAAGCCCatttgtaagtgtttgcaggattggtgcctttattattaaaaatgttaCACCCGAAATACTTGAAGAAAAAGATAAGAAAAGAAACTCACCAAATGTACCAAAGATTTCGTAGATAAGAGGAATTTGTGGGCGATCAAGAAAGTATTCACCCTGATGGACAAGCACTTCCTTCACCAGCTGGAATCCATTTACAATCACAAATGTCAGGTTACCAAACTGCATGCTGAAAATGTTGCCATattttccagcaagctggaaaaaaaaagagcATTTGGTTTAGTTCATATTtaatttctaaccattagaggagtgaagttctggaacagcctttcaaggggagtagtggggcaaaagacatgtctggcttcaagactaagcttgataagtttatggaggggatgctaTGATGGGATAGGCTAATTTtgacaattaattgatctttgattattagcaggaaaatatgcccaatggtctgtgatgggatgttagatggggtgggatctgagttactacagagaattctttcctgggtgctggctggtgagtcttgctcacatgctcagggtttaattgatcaccatatttggggtcgggaaggaattttcctccagggcagattggcagaggccctggaggtttttcatcttcctctgcagcgtggggcatgggtcacgtgctggaggattctctgcaccttgaggtctttaaaccacgatttgaggacttcagtaactcaggcataggttaggagtttgttacaggagtgggtgggtgagattctgtggcctgcgttgtgcaggagatcagactagatgatcataatagtcccttctgaccttaaagtctatgagtctatgagtttgaTAACCCGAACTAGAGCCCATGTAATTACTacttaattaataataataataattgtaaaaaaaagtatttgtatAACAAGAGCATTCAAGGGCCTGGCTGTTCAAACACTGATTAAAAAGAATGAGCTCACAAGTGGATATAACAGGTGGATGAAGCATGTAAATGGAGAGGAAAATGAGGTAACAGTAAAACAAGCTTATCTAAGGATAACAAATGCCCTGTGCCTTTTCCTAAGGGATGTCAAAGTAAAAGAGACCTACTGGTAAATAATAATTATTGAAAATCAGCCCACTCTAAGCTGATAGGAGCAGACACCTTCCTGGCTGGTAGCAATACTGACTGCAGATATGTTGCCCTTCAACGATCGTTCCTATAGTGAAGAAATCAACATTCTGGTTTAAACAAAACACACTCCAGTTCTGTCAGAAGCACCCCTCCTTTCCGGCCTACACCCACCGCACAATAAACTACGTAGCTCCCTGGGGCACTCAGGGTGTGTGACTGAAAGCTGCGGAGAACAAATTACTGGCTTCCACAGAGGCCTGTGTGAAAGGAACCTATT
This Chrysemys picta bellii isolate R12L10 chromosome 8, ASM1138683v2, whole genome shotgun sequence DNA region includes the following protein-coding sequences:
- the LOC101939779 gene encoding cytochrome P450 2J2-like isoform X3; this translates as MKRRRPKNFPPGPLPLPFLGHILHLDFTQSHRTIEKLAGKYGNIFSMQFGNLTFVIVNGFQLVKEVLVHQGEYFLDRPQIPLIYEIFGTFGLLSSNGHVWKQQRRFALSTLRNFGVGKRSLEERIQEESRYLTDAIEEEKGQPFDPHFKINNAVSNIICSVTFGDRFEYHDSHFQKLLRLIDETLYLQGTIWNQLYNTFPAIMKWIPGPHHTIFKNWENMKCFVGEMIAKHKEDWNPSEPRDFIDCYLKEIAKADADPSFHEENLVFSTLDLFFAGTETTSTTIRWALLYMALYPDVQERVQAEIDAVIGQSRQPAMDDRNNMPYTNAVIHEVQRISNIVPLNVPRMATSDTTLAGFYVPKGTVLIPNLTSVLFDKNEWETPHTFNPKHFLEDGQFKKRESFLPFSAGKRGCLGEQLARIELFLFFTALLQKFTFQAPKDVKLSLKFRMGITLCPQPYKICALSR
- the LOC101939779 gene encoding cytochrome P450 2J2-like isoform X1, with the translated sequence MLWGCTWPRKMLLQAVPGLMWLWQNMPFLTLVMFLGLFLLIADCMKRRRPKNFPPGPLPLPFLGHILHLDFTQSHRTIEKLAGKYGNIFSMQFGNLTFVIVNGFQLVKEVLVHQGEYFLDRPQIPLIYEIFGTFGLLSSNGHVWKQQRRFALSTLRNFGVGKRSLEERIQEESRYLTDAIEEEKGQPFDPHFKINNAVSNIICSVTFGDRFEYHDSHFQKLLRLIDETLYLQGTIWNQLYNTFPAIMKWIPGPHHTIFKNWENMKCFVGEMIAKHKEDWNPSEPRDFIDCYLKEIAKADADPSFHEENLVFSTLDLFFAGTETTSTTIRWALLYMALYPDVQERVQAEIDAVIGQSRQPAMDDRNNMPYTNAVIHEVQRISNIVPLNVPRMATSDTTLAGFYVPKGTVLIPNLTSVLFDKNEWETPHTFNPKHFLEDGQFKKRESFLPFSAGKRGCLGEQLARIELFLFFTALLQKFTFQAPKDVKLSLKFRMGITLCPQPYKICALSR
- the LOC101939779 gene encoding cytochrome P450 2J2-like isoform X2; the protein is MLLQAVPGLMWLWQNMPFLTLVMFLGLFLLIADCMKRRRPKNFPPGPLPLPFLGHILHLDFTQSHRTIEKLAGKYGNIFSMQFGNLTFVIVNGFQLVKEVLVHQGEYFLDRPQIPLIYEIFGTFGLLSSNGHVWKQQRRFALSTLRNFGVGKRSLEERIQEESRYLTDAIEEEKGQPFDPHFKINNAVSNIICSVTFGDRFEYHDSHFQKLLRLIDETLYLQGTIWNQLYNTFPAIMKWIPGPHHTIFKNWENMKCFVGEMIAKHKEDWNPSEPRDFIDCYLKEIAKADADPSFHEENLVFSTLDLFFAGTETTSTTIRWALLYMALYPDVQERVQAEIDAVIGQSRQPAMDDRNNMPYTNAVIHEVQRISNIVPLNVPRMATSDTTLAGFYVPKGTVLIPNLTSVLFDKNEWETPHTFNPKHFLEDGQFKKRESFLPFSAGKRGCLGEQLARIELFLFFTALLQKFTFQAPKDVKLSLKFRMGITLCPQPYKICALSR
- the LOC101939779 gene encoding cytochrome P450 2J2-like isoform X4; protein product: MQFGNLTFVIVNGFQLVKEVLVHQGEYFLDRPQIPLIYEIFGTFGLLSSNGHVWKQQRRFALSTLRNFGVGKRSLEERIQEESRYLTDAIEEEKGQPFDPHFKINNAVSNIICSVTFGDRFEYHDSHFQKLLRLIDETLYLQGTIWNQLYNTFPAIMKWIPGPHHTIFKNWENMKCFVGEMIAKHKEDWNPSEPRDFIDCYLKEIAKADADPSFHEENLVFSTLDLFFAGTETTSTTIRWALLYMALYPDVQERVQAEIDAVIGQSRQPAMDDRNNMPYTNAVIHEVQRISNIVPLNVPRMATSDTTLAGFYVPKGTVLIPNLTSVLFDKNEWETPHTFNPKHFLEDGQFKKRESFLPFSAGKRGCLGEQLARIELFLFFTALLQKFTFQAPKDVKLSLKFRMGITLCPQPYKICALSR